TGATCCCGGCCGGGTTAACCCCCGCGTCTCTCGGGCCCagcgggaggtggggaggtgccCTGACCCGGGTGGGGTAAGCAGGCCTGAGTGCGCATCCTAACCCGAGAGCTGTCTGTGGAGCGCGCCGCCCCTGCCCTCCACCGCGTGGGAGACCCCGCCTTTTGGGAGCTTCCCGGCCCAGTGTGGGGAGGACTCTCCGGAGGTGATTTGGGCGGGCACCGGTCGCTGCAGGACCAGCCGCAGGGGTGTCCGAGGGCTCGTGCGGGGTGGGTGGGAGCTAGGTAGGCGGAGAGGAAGTTTCGGGAAAGGGATTCCGGGCAGAGGGACACACGTGCAAAGGCCAGGAAGCAGGAGCGTGCTGGAATCCAGGTCCCGGTGAGGTGTGAGGGCGGCGAGCTGTAGGCCTTCTCATCTGGCTTCCTCGTGCATGGTTCTTGGTGCATTGACACGATGGCTCTTCAGTTTGGGGCGGTTAATACCCTGAGGCCGCTCCAGAGTGGAGCTCACCTCACCTAGTGGTGGGGGCCCGGAGATTATACCCTTAGAGCAGTGAGGGTTTGCAACCAAGCGGAGCCGCTGTGCCTGAGGGATGTGGGGGAGAGCCCACCTGGGAGACGCGGTTCCTGTCCTCCTACCACCGCCCCAGCCACCACCCTGCTGTCAGCAGTCGTTCTGCCCTTTCCTTCGCGCACACTCGGGTGGCGAACGAAACTGCTTTCCGAGGCCGAGTCAGTCTGGCTTACCCTCTCCCTCGACCCCCCGGGGCCTTCCGTAATTAAGGACCAGGCACCCAGTTTGAATTCATGTGCAGCAAATTCCAGCCCTGACCCCTTACCTTGAATGAACCACAAGCCTGGGAAAACCGGTCACCTCCTGACACTCCCCCTTTCCCCAGGATAAGGCgaggcaggggctggaggaggaggagctgggtgTGGCAGGGGTCATCGGAGTTACCCGGCAATTGTCCTCCCATCAGTACCACGTAGAGCCAACAGCTTCCGGCGTCTTCACCCTGGCTCTGTTGGGACAAGGCAGAAAACCTCAGATGAGGCGTTTTGGGGGCTGGAGGTGGGCGTCTGCTCTCGTGCAAGCCCCGGGATAACCGACGTGCGGCCTGAGGCAAAGCCACGGCTGCGGAGCCGAGCATCTACTTTGGCTCCAGGGGTGGGGTGTCCGGGCCCACGGAGGTCTGggaagtcctggggcgcctgtgtCAGAGCTGGTTGCTGCTTCTGTTCTGCCGGCGGCTCCACAGTAGGTGGAGGGGGCACACTGGCCAGGGCTGTGAACTAGTGACCTGAGGGGCAGGGCTTTCTCTGTGCCATACACCGCCGACTCGTGGGGTGCTCGCGGGGCCTGGCGGGGAGAAACCGCGGTGACGCGAGGCCACACGTCAAGAGAGCCGTGTGGAAGATCAGAAGAGGGAGCCTGGGTAGGGCTGCACGGTCCAGaaccttcctggaggaggtggccccGGAGCTCGGGTAAGGAAGGCCCAGCAGCGAGCAGCATGGGCCGGGGGCGACCGGATGACAGGACACAGAGGAGGCCTGGCCACAGCCGGCTCGGAGGACAGGGTGGCCGGGCCAGGATTTCCACGCCACAGGGGTGTGGACGCTGGGACTGATTTGTCTTCCCCAGAGAAAACCAAGCAGCTCCTTTTTCGAGGGGCCCAGGCCTATATGGACCACTTGTGGGAGGAAGGCTGTGCCATCGTTGACCTGCCGGAGTCCCCGAAGCCTGGCCCCACAGAGGCCCTTGGGACCCCCCGTGGGCAGATGCTGATCGGACCGGATGGCCGACTGACCAGGAGCCGAGCCCAGGCCTCCGAAGCTGGTGAGTGAGGCCAGCAGCTGGCACTTCCGGCCCCGCGCGGAGGATGGATGTGGAGGTGTGTTGTCCTTCATTCCTGATGCCGTCTGCCAGGGAGCTCTTCCGTTTCTGGGCAGGCGGGAGCTGGGGAGCCCAGAAGGCTCCTGACGTCAGgaggctctgccctcccccaaccccgaCATCCAAGCCCTGGGTTTTGAAGCAGCCTCTGGCTGGGGGTCAGGAGAGGAGTGGAAACCCTCTTGGCGTCCTGCCTGCTTTCCATCTGGGCGGGAGCAGCTCAGACCACTGCCCTCGTTGCGGGGTAGATACCACAGTCCttgccccccgcccacccccaggcCCGGAGCGCAGCCTTTGCTAAGCAGTGGTGCACGGGCCACGCTTTGGGACACCGGGACTAGGATCACGAGACGAAGGCCACAAGAGTTCTGATACGAGCCACCAGGGGGAGAACTGCTCCTTCCCGCTCTGACTTGGAGACAGCAGAACGGACGGGGACGGGGTCGCGGAAGCCGGCCTCTTACGTGCCCCTGGGCTCCTGGGGTCTCCCGAGTGAACGAGGGTCTGTGGGCCGTGCTTTCTTGTAGGTGGTCAGGAGGACCCCTGGCAGGGGGCAGGTCAGGTGCAGGGAGTCAGGTCAGCCCTCTGTCcacgggtgggggaggcggggcccCGCAGCCACCGCAGGGCTGACGGCGGCGTCTCTTCCTCACAGACCCGTCCGGGGCAGCGACCAGGGCCTGCTCCTCGTGCGTGCGAGCCGTGGACGGGAAGGCGGCGTGTGGCCAGTGTGAGCGCGCCCTGTGTGGGCGGTGCGTGCGAATCTGCTGCAGCTGCGGGGCCGTGGCCTGCGCGCTGTGCGCCCTTGTGGAGTAAGTGACCGACCGCGGGGCCCGAGCAGGTGCCAGGTGCCGGAGCGTCCCGGTCCGGCTGGGGGGCGGGCAGTGGGAGGGGCCCCGCGTGGCCTTGCTTCTCGGGATGCCGCGGTGCCCACGGATGCTTCACCGCTTTCACCTTTTTCTGAAGACCGGTCTTTTCTCGAGGAAATCCGGGTCACGTCGGCCCCCAGTCCCACCCTTTGCTCTGGGTCTGCTGTCTCAGTCACTTCGTGATTTGATCTTTCGAGGTCTGGTGTCGGGACTGTCGGCGTGGTTTTTCCCGGCAGGGTGCTCGCCGTTGGtggaggcaggtgggggcaggctCAGGTCCGTTCGCGGGTCTGCGCGTGGCTGGTTGCGGGCTGCCGGAGCCCCAGCGGAGCGTTTGCTTCGTGCGCTACTTGAGCGTGCGTCTGCCTCAGCTCGCTGGATCCCGTGCGGGCTTGGGCAGCGCTGGGTCCCAGTCCCACCCCCGCACCACTGTTGGCTGGCCGGGCGGGGGTGAACGGGGCCCTGTAAGAAAGACGAGGCCCCCGTGCAGACTCAGAGCCGGTTGTGTCGACCTCCAACCAGCTTAGTCCCGACAGTCTTTAGAACCAACCACGGGAAGCAGACACCCAGCTCTGGTGGGCCCGCCAGCGAGCCCTGGCGAGCCCCGGAGAGCAGGGGCAGGTGTGCAGCCCggagtgagggtgggggactgggagctctgtgctgtccagtTTGGGCACATTGTGCACGTGGCgtgtctttgctttgtttttgctggTCTCTTCTCTTCATATTCACGGGCAGACCGAGGGGGGCCGGGCCCTTCCGGTGTCCCCCCGCTTACCTCCTCACCTGCGGGGGTGCTGAGCACAGAAGGGcaggcgagggagagagagagttgccGGGagccctcctccctgcagccccgTGTGCAGGAACCTTCTTCCTGCCCGACAGCATCATCCTGGCCTTTACTTCctgctcttccccccacccccaccctgccccttaCCTACAGAAGTCACCTGTGATGGGGGCGGCCCCAGGCCCATCTCTGAGCCCAAACGGGGTGGGTTCCTGCCCCATTGTACAAGTGACTCGCTCCGGGTCACAAGGCCAAAGCGGCATCCCCAGGTTTAGAAGCCAGGCCATGGCCTCGTAGCCCCTCCCCttcaggtgccccccccctcccctgcaggtgcCCTGCTCCCCTgaaggtgccccccccccgcaggtgtcccctccccccaaggtGGGTTCCGTGCCAAGGCTCTGCTCTCACTAAAATGCAGCCCAGTGGGCCACGCGTGGCCACCTTGGGGCCCATGGCTCCTGGCTCGCCCGTGGGCCACAGGCTCACCACCCTCCCTGCCAGCGGCTGGGCAGCTCCGACTTCTTGCATCTCCGACGAAAACGGGTTTCCTTGGGCGTTCTGTAACGTGCTGCCAATTCCTTGTCCTTTTGGCGTCTCTCCTGATGAATTTCCCCTGCGATTCGCTGAGCCACTGTGGTCCAGTAAACCCTGCCTGGAGACTGGGAGATctctggggtggggcgggggccgCAGATGGGCCCGTCAGCAGTTCTCACGCCCCGTTGGCCGGAGGTCCGAGGTCGGGCGTCGGCGGGTCGGGCGTCGGCGGGACTGCCTCTTCCCGAGGCTCAGGAAGGCCGGCTCCgggccccctctgccccccccccccccccggtggctGTGGGCGCACTTCGGGGTTCCCCTGTGGCCTCACGTGGTCTTCCTCCGGGGATGCCGGCCGTGCGGGGTGAGGGACCTTGTGTTAAGTAGTTCTGTATGCGGCTCACGGCCCTGTGTCCAGATGAGGTCGAGGGACTGGGGGGGTCAGCCTGGGGACTCAGCTCAGCCCCTCAAAACggttctcctctcttccccatgaTGCTGCAGCTGTGGCGACGTTCAGGAGACGGTGCTCTGTGCCAGCTGCGCCACGTTCGAGGCCTGAGGGCCGGGAGCGGACGACAGCCTTCCTGGACGGCCGCGCCAGTGGCAACGCCGAGGgaccctggggggcgggggtgtctattttatattttgtactgAGGGCGGAAGCGAATAAACCCCTTTATATTTGGACCAGAGGACTCGCTGAACAGTTCTGGGGTGTGGCCTTCTGGAGACCTCTGCGCCTGCTCCCCCATCTTGTACGTGGGAAACGGGCGTCCGGAGTCTGCTATTTCCAGCCCT
This region of Lynx canadensis isolate LIC74 chromosome B3, mLynCan4.pri.v2, whole genome shotgun sequence genomic DNA includes:
- the SIVA1 gene encoding apoptosis regulatory protein Siva; this translates as MPKRGCTFADAAPLQLKVRVGQRELSRGVCAERYSREIFEKTKQLLFRGAQAYMDHLWEEGCAIVDLPESPKPGPTEALGTPRGQMLIGPDGRLTRSRAQASEADPSGAATRACSSCVRAVDGKAACGQCERALCGRCVRICCSCGAVACALCALVDCGDVQETVLCASCATFEA